Part of the Triticum aestivum cultivar Chinese Spring chromosome 4D, IWGSC CS RefSeq v2.1, whole genome shotgun sequence genome is shown below.
CGATGACCAGAAAACAAAAGCACACCTCCTGAGCCCTAACAGAATATTTCTGCATGTTGGTGAAGAAAGCACATCTGGAGAGGTCACTTGTGTGGAAATTTTTGCTACAATGAAAACTTCCACGGAATTTACTCCAAAATTTAATCAGATGCCTACAGAAAATTACAACGGTGAGTGTGATGGTACCAAATCGCAAACCACCTAGAGCGATAGAATGCATAAGTACCAAAAGAATGTCAGTCAAGCAGCATTCTACTATCAGAATTCCGAAGAACGGATACTTGTACAGAACAATATTGCATCTTACGAAGTCATACTCAATTAGTAAAGTAGGTAACATATATCATTGCTGATTCCACTACGGTAATGTAGAAGGCCAGTGCGCACAAGCTAGCCGATATTTTAATGCTGAACTCCAAAATTTCTCATGCTCACCTTCATGTCTATAAATACTTGTTGGAGCAAAAATCCTGGCAATCTAAACAAACTGCAATAGGCCTTCATTTCTCATTGTTGAATTAACCATAGCATCAATAAGATTCCAATATGGAGGAAAATAATACCCTCAGAATTTGTCATCAGGAGCAAACCCTTTCTGAAGCATTTCATCATGAAGTTGAAATGACTCCTTCGAGTTCCCAGCTGCAACATGACCATTTATCATGGACATGTATGTATATCTGTCTGGTTCAATTCCTCTAGCACCCATTTTCTTGTAAACCCAATCAGCTTCTTGCATATTACCATGTACAGAAAATCCATTTATAATCATATTATACGTCACAGTGTCGGGTTGAACCTTTTCATTCTCCATCATGTTAAGCAAATTAAAAGTTTCATGCATCTTCTCTTCTTTAACATAACCATGGATTAGGGTGTTGTAAGTAATTAAATCAGGCAACACCTTGGCATCCCTCATCTTCTGCAAAAATTGTTGCCCCTTCAATACATTTCCAGACCGGCAGTAACCCTTAATGATGGAATTATAGGTCATGATGTTTGGCACAATCCCCTTGTTTATCATTTCATCCAAAAACCCAAATGCATCATCCACTTGTCCCTTCTCACAGTGGCTGTCTATCAGGATGCTGTAGGTAATGTGGTTGGGGAAGATTTCTCGAGAATGCATATCATCCCATAGCTCATTAGCTTTGCCCAGATCACCTTGTCTGCACATTCCATCAATCAAAGTGTTGTATGTCACAATGTCTGGCATTAAACGCTCATGCAGCATTGTTTCAAATAGTTGCAATGCCTTCTCTATGTTACCCTCCCTACAATACCCATGAATTAAAGTTGTGAAGGTGCATAAATCTGGTGGAACCCCTCTCTCCCTCATCTCAGTCAAAAGCTCCTCTGCATCAGACAACCTACGCTCTTTACAAAGCCCATTCAGCAAGGTATTGTAAGTTACCACATCTGGCAAACATCCACGGCCAACCATCTCATCCCTAACTCTCAGCGCCTCCAACATTGACCCAGCCCTGCAATAACCACCAATGACCATTGTGTAAATCACACCATCAGGCATCAATCCGAACTCTCTCATCTCCCTCAAGTACGCCGCCGTACGGTCCATCTTCCCCCTCCTTGCAAACAACCCAATCAGGCAACTAAAGCTCACAATATCTGGCGTGACTCCACGCCGTCGCATCTCCTTGTAAAATTTCATCGCCTCATCAGGCTCCTTAACTCTACAGAATCCCCCAATCAACATGTTGAAGCTCCGAACATCGGGCGCCACCCCACACTCGTTCATTGCCCTGAACACCTCCCTTGCTTTATCCCACTTTCCATTCCTACACAACCCCTTCAACACTGCATTATACGTCAAGATTCCTGGCTTTATCCCCTGACTAACCATCGAATCGACCACTGCCATCGCCGCCTCAACATCCCCAGCACGAAATCTAGCATCAATCATCACATTATGGGTTACCACATCCGGAAACACGCATCTCTTCTCCATCTCGGAGATTACGGCATCAACCTTATCGAACTGTAGGGCTTTACAGTAGCTGTGGACCATGATGTTAAGCGTGTAGGTGTTTACCTCGGAGTCGGAGGACAGGACGAGGCGGTAGGCGTCCGCTGTGAGGTGGGGCCAGCCGGCGCGGGAGAGCGCGGCTAGGAGCGCGTTTGATGCGGCGGCGGGGATGGGGATGCGGCggtcgaggaggaggcggaaggcctCGAATGCCTCCCGGGGCTTGCGGGACTGGGTGTAGGTGCGGATGAGGAGGTCGAACACCTGCGGCTGCGGGGTGGGGGAGGAGGCGAGGAGGGAGGACACGATGTCGAGGCGGGAGGCCCCGCGGCGGCGCGACATGCGGAGGAGGAGCGACTGGCACTCGGAGGCGCGGCCCGCCGCCGCGGCTGCCGTCGCGGCGGCGGCCAGGACGGCCGTCGAGGGCCTCGCGCCGGTCCCACCATGGGAGACGGCGAGGCTCGCGGTCGAGCGTCTGGTGGACACGGCGACGGCGGGGAGGCAGGGCAGGCGGCGCCGAATCGCCATTACCGACGGCGAACGGTGGTGGATTCGTGTGTGTTGGAGGCTTGGAGTTCGCTGCCGCCTTCAAGCTGGAATTGCAAAACTAACAAACCCACCTTCTGTCAAGCATTACGTAAACTCGTTGGGCCCGCTTTCTATCCATTTTCTTTGCTCGTGAAAAATACGCCTTCGGTTTTAGACGCGTTTTTTCCGGCCGGGTAATTAAAAACTCCACGGTCTGACGCGCCGTGCTGTCCCGAGACCGAGAATCCGACTCCACACTGGAATCCGACTCCGGCCGGGTGATTAAACTCCACGGGCTGACGCGTCATGCTGCTCCGAGAATCCGACTCCGGCCCCGACTCCACGACGCGTGCTGTGTAGGAGCAGCCGTGGCGAAACCGACCCGGCCTCTCGCTTGGCCTGCGGCTTCTTTTTAAGCAGCAGCTGGCCAACTCGTCCGAGCACCGACCCAGATCTTCACAGCAGCTCGCTCCCGCCTTCGACCACTGCGCTGCGC
Proteins encoded:
- the LOC123098525 gene encoding pentatricopeptide repeat-containing protein At5g01110, whose protein sequence is MAIRRRLPCLPAVAVSTRRSTASLAVSHGGTGARPSTAVLAAAATAAAAAGRASECQSLLLRMSRRRGASRLDIVSSLLASSPTPQPQVFDLLIRTYTQSRKPREAFEAFRLLLDRRIPIPAAASNALLAALSRAGWPHLTADAYRLVLSSDSEVNTYTLNIMVHSYCKALQFDKVDAVISEMEKRCVFPDVVTHNVMIDARFRAGDVEAAMAVVDSMVSQGIKPGILTYNAVLKGLCRNGKWDKAREVFRAMNECGVAPDVRSFNMLIGGFCRVKEPDEAMKFYKEMRRRGVTPDIVSFSCLIGLFARRGKMDRTAAYLREMREFGLMPDGVIYTMVIGGYCRAGSMLEALRVRDEMVGRGCLPDVVTYNTLLNGLCKERRLSDAEELLTEMRERGVPPDLCTFTTLIHGYCREGNIEKALQLFETMLHERLMPDIVTYNTLIDGMCRQGDLGKANELWDDMHSREIFPNHITYSILIDSHCEKGQVDDAFGFLDEMINKGIVPNIMTYNSIIKGYCRSGNVLKGQQFLQKMRDAKVLPDLITYNTLIHGYVKEEKMHETFNLLNMMENEKVQPDTVTYNMIINGFSVHGNMQEADWVYKKMGARGIEPDRYTYMSMINGHVAAGNSKESFQLHDEMLQKGFAPDDKF